The following nucleotide sequence is from Streptomyces pactum.
ACATCCCGCCGAACGCCGCGGCGCCCCGGCGGGTCAGCTCGGTGGGTGCCTCGGTGACCGCGATCAGCCCGTCGGCCGGCCGGAGCCGCCCGGCCGCGAAGGTCACCAGGGGGACGTCCCGTTCGGTACGGCCCTCGGTGGTCACATCGGCCGAGAGGGTGCCGCGGCCGTCCTGGACCCGGACCGACACCCCGCTCAGCGCGAGGTCCAGGTTCCGGCCGGTGAAGTGGACCCGGCCGGCGAACCCGGCGCGTACGGTGCCCCGCGCGGTGTCGTACGTGCCGCGTCCGGCGCCGAAGCGGAACACCGCGCCGCCGTCCCGGGCGCCCTCGGACAGCCGCCACCGGCCGCGTGCGATGTCACCGCCGACGTACTCCCGGAAGGTCCGGCGGACCCCCCAGTCCACGACGGCGTCGCGCACCTCGCCGCGGGCCGGCCGGCCCGTCGGCCGGGCGGCCGGATCCGGTGACGGTCCGGGGGCCGGGGTGCGGCGGGCGCCGTCCCGGACCTGGGTGAGGTCCACCGACAGGCTCACCGGGTCCAGCGGGGTGCCTGCGGTGTAGTACCCGGCGAACGCCTGGGCGCCGCGCGCGGTGAGCCGGGCCGGGATGTCCCGCAGCACCACGGCCGTACCGCCGCCGCGCAGGTTCACCCCCGTCAGGTCGAGGGCGGCGAGCGGGACCTGGGTGGCGGAGGTGAGCCGTCCGCCACCCCTGGCGCGGCTCGCGATGTCGGCGTGCAGGGTGCCCCGGCCTCCCGCGATCCGCACCGTGGGGCGGGAGACCGTCAGGTCCAGCTGGTGGCTGCCGTCCGGTTC
It contains:
- a CDS encoding HtaA domain-containing protein, with translation MRRSRPARVFAVPLLTALAVAGLPAVAGARAADRAESAGRAAGADLAGGAVRAAGADRAVAGGRLDWGVKTSFQRYVTGPVAQGNWSLLDGAGTVGADRFRFHSATGTHDPDDGAFRAGFRGGVRFLGHREPDGSHQLDLTVSRPTVRIAGGRGTLHADIASRARGGGRLTSATQVPLAALDLTGVNLRGGGTAVVLRDIPARLTARGAQAFAGYYTAGTPLDPVSLSVDLTQVRDGARRTPAPGPSPDPAARPTGRPARGEVRDAVVDWGVRRTFREYVGGDIARGRWRLSEGARDGGAVFRFGAGRGTYDTARGTVRAGFAGRVHFTGRNLDLALSGVSVRVQDGRGTLSADVTTEGRTERDVPLVTFAAGRLRPADGLIAVTEAPTELTRRGAAAFGGMYRAGTAMDPLTLAVTTAEGARLPPLPDLGDAPSADAAPERRAADRTPAGPATGAAADTSGPSGPSGTVAVVAGGSVLLMAGATGVLLYRRRGRAAGGPPAGD